The stretch of DNA GAAAATATCTTTACTGGAATCATAAAGGCAGATGATTTTTATGATTTTACACTTTGTAATCCACCTTTTCATAAATCTTTAAAAGATGCAATGGATGGAAATAAAAGAAAAGTTCAGAACCTAACAAAACAAAAAACTACAAAAAGTGCTTTAAATTTTGGTGGAAAAAACAATGAACTTTGGTGCAAAGGTGGCGAAATAGCTTTTATAACAAATATGATAAAAGAGAGTTTAGAGTTTAAAAACAATGTTCTTTGGTTTACAACATTGGTTTCAAAAAAAGAGAATTTACCTTTGATTTATAAAAAATTAGAAGAGATAAATGTTAAAGAGATAAAAACTATAGATATGTCTTGCGGACAAAAAATAACAAGAGTTGTAGCTTGGAGTTTTTTTAGTGTTGAAGAACAAAAAAATGCTTTAAACCATAAAATAAAGATTAATTAATAGAAAATTAACAGATACATTCTATTATTCCATAAATTGATTTTAAGGAATAGAATGAAAAATAAAATTATCCTATGTATTACCCTTTGCACATCTCTTTTAGCTCAAGATTCAATAGTTGAGTTAAATCAAATAAGTGTAACTGAAACTAAACAAGAAGAACAAAATCTCACCCTTGCAAATAGTATTTCAAAAAAAGATAAAAATGAAATAGACTTAGACCAAGTTATTTATCAAAAAGATTTATTAAATTCTCTTTCAGGTGTTAGAATTGAACAAACAAGTTCAGGTATTGGACATACAACAGCAATTCGTATGCCAAATGGTACAAGTGGATATTATTTATTTATGCAAGATGGAATTGCAGTTCAATCTTCTGGATTTTTTAATCACAATGGTTTAGCTTATACAAGTTACGAAACAGCAGATAATGTTGAAGTTCTAAAAGGGGCAGGAAGTGCTTTATATGGTTCTGATGCTGTTGCTGCAACTATTAATGTAAATTCATTAGAAAAGCCTTCAAAAACTCTTGAAAGGGAAATAAAATCAAATGTTGGAAGTTTTGGTCACTATTCTGTAAAAACAGAAGTTAGTGATACAATAGATGAAAATTCTGCATATAGAGCAAATGCTAGTTACACTTCAGAAGAAGGATATCGAGAACATACTTCTTATGATAGAATAGAAACAAATCTTAGACATGATTATAAATATAATGATGAAAATATTCTAAAAACTATATTCAACTTTAGTAAAACAGATGCTGAACAAGCGGATGGTTTTAGTGATTATTCATATATTACAACTGCTTCAAAAGAGTCTAGTGATAAGGCTTCTTATTACACAGCTTTAAGAAATACTGATATTAGAAGACAATTTGATTTTGCAAGACTTAGTGTTGATTGGGCGAATTATTCAAATGATAATTTAGAAGTAGTTTTAACTCCATATATTCGATATAACGAAAATAGATATGTCGCAACTTGGGAAAAAAATCTTCCTTCAAATGATAATAAAATATATACACTTGGATTACTTCAAAGAAATACTTTAGATACGAGTTATGGAGAAGTT from Arcobacter suis CECT 7833 encodes:
- a CDS encoding TonB-dependent receptor is translated as MKNKIILCITLCTSLLAQDSIVELNQISVTETKQEEQNLTLANSISKKDKNEIDLDQVIYQKDLLNSLSGVRIEQTSSGIGHTTAIRMPNGTSGYYLFMQDGIAVQSSGFFNHNGLAYTSYETADNVEVLKGAGSALYGSDAVAATINVNSLEKPSKTLEREIKSNVGSFGHYSVKTEVSDTIDENSAYRANASYTSEEGYREHTSYDRIETNLRHDYKYNDENILKTIFNFSKTDAEQADGFSDYSYITTASKESSDKASYYTALRNTDIRRQFDFARLSVDWANYSNDNLEVVLTPYIRYNENRYVATWEKNLPSNDNKIYTLGLLQRNTLDTSYGEVIFGFDTEYTDSSLVYNQDFNTTASGKTYTKGSIYDYDVTYSAIAPYINNKWEITDKLDFVVGARYDYNKFDYTNNLSTGNDSSGVYYRPGDKKDSFTHFSPKASLTYKLDESTTLYTRYANGFTIPSATRLYSMKAGFKEVELNPETTNTYEVGVKKEYEKAYIESNVYFMNIKDTIASKKDSFGDSYYLNAGKSEHKGVELTLFSNLTDDISSKVAYSYSKHNFVNDDTFNDNEMAEAPNHTGNFRLFYNPYFMKKLTLMGEIQYVGDYYMNDENTKKYTGYEIGNFKATYNISKNLSFFGKITNIADKEYAISASSGWSDSYTPGSPRAYYSGLNYKF